The following proteins are co-located in the Pomacea canaliculata isolate SZHN2017 linkage group LG8, ASM307304v1, whole genome shotgun sequence genome:
- the LOC112571236 gene encoding MAPK/MAK/MRK overlapping kinase-like isoform X3 has protein sequence MNLLLQKYRILGKKGEGTFSEVLKVQNIKDGTYRACKKMKQSYDSIEQVNNLREIQAMRRLSPHANVLELFEIIFDKKSGTLVLICELMDMNIYELIRALSCLYLENCIWSIVNGIFHRDVKPENILIRDDLLKLADFGSCRSVYSKQPYTEYISTRWYRAPECLLTDGYYTYKMDLWSVGCVFFEILSLHPLFPGANEVDQIAKIHDIMGTPEPAVLSKLKRSRGMSFNFPPKKGSGIERLLPHVSQEAIELIYQLCTYDPDDRITARQALKHHYFKEFRDMEKKATSIAKQRHLQESVNAVQENASVDNTDGSGEKLSSGITTHDVTIATDQQHSPTKAELTEITMYPTIPKAQSLPLHSQTLKERKRRRNKRQTESHGYMHHTGLLPRVPMHQATFNPTFHSTSFSAAFNKLADGAGSTALLPTISNAYKPHKATAAKTSKSFLSSYTLPSLDRHY, from the exons CATCGAGCAGGTGAACAACCTTCGGGAGATTCAAGCCATGCGGCGACTGAGTCCCCACGCCAACGTGCTGGAGCTCTTTGAGATCATCTT CGACAAAAAATCGGGCACCCTGGTACTGATATGCGAACTCATGGATATGAACATCTACGAACTGATTCgag CGCTTTCTTGCCTGTATCTGGAAAACTGCATTTGGAGTATTGT AAATGGTATATTCCATCGAGATGTCAagccagaaaatattttgatacgG GATGACTTGTTAAAATTGGCAGACTTTGGTTCCTGTCGAAGTGTTTACTCAAAGCAACCCTACACAGAATATATCTCCACAAGATG GTACCGAGCACCAGAGTGCCTTTTAACTGATGGATACTACACTTACAAGATGGATTTATGGAGTGTTGGTTGTGTCTTCTTTGAAATCCTCAG CTTGCATCCACTTTTTCCTGGAGCTAATGAAGTAGATCAGATAGCGAAGATTCATGACATCATGGGCACACCAGAGCCAGCTGTCCTTAGTAAGCTTAAGAG GTCTAGAGGTATGAGTTTTAACTTTCCTCCCAAAAAAGGATCAGGAATAGAACGGCTTCTACCTCATGTCTCACAAGAAGCTATTGAGCTCATTTACCAGCTGTGCACCTATGACCCAGATGACCGTATCACAGCCAGGCAGGCTCTCAAACATCACTACTTCAAAGAGTTCAG GGATATGGAGAAGAAAGCAACTTCCATTGCCAAACAGAGGCATCTGCAAGAATCAGTGAATGCTGTGCAAGAAAATGCCTCTGTGGATAATACTGATGGCAGCGGTGAAAAGCTGTCCAGTGGAATCACTACTCATGATGTCACCATTGCCACAGATCAGCAACATTCTCCTACCAAAGCAGAGCTAACAGAAATCACAATGTACCCGACTATTCCCAAGGCTCAGTCTCTACCACTTCACTCACAGACATTAAAGGAGAGAAAACGG AGGAGGAACAAGCGTCAGACTGAGAGCCATGGGTATATGCACCACACAGGCCTTCTTCCTCGTGTTCCCATGCATCAGGCTACTTTCAACCCCACTTTTCATTCTACTTCCTTTTCTGCTGCCTTCAACAAACTGGCTGATGGTGCTGGCTCAACTGCCCTACTTCCCACAATCAGCAATGCATACAAGCCTCACAAG GCCACAGCTGCCAAAACGTCAAAGAGTTTCTTAAGCAGCTACACTCTTCCTTCACTGGACAGACATTACTGA
- the LOC112571236 gene encoding MAPK/MAK/MRK overlapping kinase-like isoform X1 produces the protein MNLLLQKYRILGKKGEGTFSEVLKVQNIKDGTYRACKKMKQSYDSIEQVNNLREIQAMRRLSPHANVLELFEIIFDKKSGTLVLICELMDMNIYELIRGKKQLIPERTCQNYLYQLVKSVYHMHRNGIFHRDVKPENILIRDDLLKLADFGSCRSVYSKQPYTEYISTRWYRAPECLLTDGYYTYKMDLWSVGCVFFEILSLHPLFPGANEVDQIAKIHDIMGTPEPAVLSKLKRSRGMSFNFPPKKGSGIERLLPHVSQEAIELIYQLCTYDPDDRITARQALKHHYFKEFRDMEKKATSIAKQRHLQESVNAVQENASVDNTDGSGEKLSSGITTHDVTIATDQQHSPTKAELTEITMYPTIPKAQSLPLHSQTLKERKRRRNKRQTESHGYMHHTGLLPRVPMHQATFNPTFHSTSFSAAFNKLADGAGSTALLPTISNAYKPHKATAAKTSKSFLSSYTLPSLDRHY, from the exons CATCGAGCAGGTGAACAACCTTCGGGAGATTCAAGCCATGCGGCGACTGAGTCCCCACGCCAACGTGCTGGAGCTCTTTGAGATCATCTT CGACAAAAAATCGGGCACCCTGGTACTGATATGCGAACTCATGGATATGAACATCTACGAACTGATTCgag GGAAAAAGCAGCTTATCCCGGAGAGAACATGCCAAAACTATTTGTATCAGCTAGTTAAATCCGTATACCACATGCATCG AAATGGTATATTCCATCGAGATGTCAagccagaaaatattttgatacgG GATGACTTGTTAAAATTGGCAGACTTTGGTTCCTGTCGAAGTGTTTACTCAAAGCAACCCTACACAGAATATATCTCCACAAGATG GTACCGAGCACCAGAGTGCCTTTTAACTGATGGATACTACACTTACAAGATGGATTTATGGAGTGTTGGTTGTGTCTTCTTTGAAATCCTCAG CTTGCATCCACTTTTTCCTGGAGCTAATGAAGTAGATCAGATAGCGAAGATTCATGACATCATGGGCACACCAGAGCCAGCTGTCCTTAGTAAGCTTAAGAG GTCTAGAGGTATGAGTTTTAACTTTCCTCCCAAAAAAGGATCAGGAATAGAACGGCTTCTACCTCATGTCTCACAAGAAGCTATTGAGCTCATTTACCAGCTGTGCACCTATGACCCAGATGACCGTATCACAGCCAGGCAGGCTCTCAAACATCACTACTTCAAAGAGTTCAG GGATATGGAGAAGAAAGCAACTTCCATTGCCAAACAGAGGCATCTGCAAGAATCAGTGAATGCTGTGCAAGAAAATGCCTCTGTGGATAATACTGATGGCAGCGGTGAAAAGCTGTCCAGTGGAATCACTACTCATGATGTCACCATTGCCACAGATCAGCAACATTCTCCTACCAAAGCAGAGCTAACAGAAATCACAATGTACCCGACTATTCCCAAGGCTCAGTCTCTACCACTTCACTCACAGACATTAAAGGAGAGAAAACGG AGGAGGAACAAGCGTCAGACTGAGAGCCATGGGTATATGCACCACACAGGCCTTCTTCCTCGTGTTCCCATGCATCAGGCTACTTTCAACCCCACTTTTCATTCTACTTCCTTTTCTGCTGCCTTCAACAAACTGGCTGATGGTGCTGGCTCAACTGCCCTACTTCCCACAATCAGCAATGCATACAAGCCTCACAAG GCCACAGCTGCCAAAACGTCAAAGAGTTTCTTAAGCAGCTACACTCTTCCTTCACTGGACAGACATTACTGA
- the LOC112571236 gene encoding MAPK/MAK/MRK overlapping kinase-like isoform X2, which translates to MNLLLQKYRILGKKGEGTFSEVLKVQNIKDGTYRACKKMKQSYDSIEQVNNLREIQAMRRLSPHANVLELFEIIFDKKSGTLVLICELMDMNIYELIRGKRHYLPERKVKHYMYQLMKSIDHVHRNGIFHRDVKPENILIRDDLLKLADFGSCRSVYSKQPYTEYISTRWYRAPECLLTDGYYTYKMDLWSVGCVFFEILSLHPLFPGANEVDQIAKIHDIMGTPEPAVLSKLKRSRGMSFNFPPKKGSGIERLLPHVSQEAIELIYQLCTYDPDDRITARQALKHHYFKEFRDMEKKATSIAKQRHLQESVNAVQENASVDNTDGSGEKLSSGITTHDVTIATDQQHSPTKAELTEITMYPTIPKAQSLPLHSQTLKERKRRRNKRQTESHGYMHHTGLLPRVPMHQATFNPTFHSTSFSAAFNKLADGAGSTALLPTISNAYKPHKATAAKTSKSFLSSYTLPSLDRHY; encoded by the exons CATCGAGCAGGTGAACAACCTTCGGGAGATTCAAGCCATGCGGCGACTGAGTCCCCACGCCAACGTGCTGGAGCTCTTTGAGATCATCTT CGACAAAAAATCGGGCACCCTGGTACTGATATGCGAACTCATGGATATGAACATCTACGAACTGATTCgag GGAAAAGGCACTACCTTCCAGAGCGGAAAGTAAAGCATTACATGTACCAGTTAATGAAATCCATAGATCATGTGCATCG AAATGGTATATTCCATCGAGATGTCAagccagaaaatattttgatacgG GATGACTTGTTAAAATTGGCAGACTTTGGTTCCTGTCGAAGTGTTTACTCAAAGCAACCCTACACAGAATATATCTCCACAAGATG GTACCGAGCACCAGAGTGCCTTTTAACTGATGGATACTACACTTACAAGATGGATTTATGGAGTGTTGGTTGTGTCTTCTTTGAAATCCTCAG CTTGCATCCACTTTTTCCTGGAGCTAATGAAGTAGATCAGATAGCGAAGATTCATGACATCATGGGCACACCAGAGCCAGCTGTCCTTAGTAAGCTTAAGAG GTCTAGAGGTATGAGTTTTAACTTTCCTCCCAAAAAAGGATCAGGAATAGAACGGCTTCTACCTCATGTCTCACAAGAAGCTATTGAGCTCATTTACCAGCTGTGCACCTATGACCCAGATGACCGTATCACAGCCAGGCAGGCTCTCAAACATCACTACTTCAAAGAGTTCAG GGATATGGAGAAGAAAGCAACTTCCATTGCCAAACAGAGGCATCTGCAAGAATCAGTGAATGCTGTGCAAGAAAATGCCTCTGTGGATAATACTGATGGCAGCGGTGAAAAGCTGTCCAGTGGAATCACTACTCATGATGTCACCATTGCCACAGATCAGCAACATTCTCCTACCAAAGCAGAGCTAACAGAAATCACAATGTACCCGACTATTCCCAAGGCTCAGTCTCTACCACTTCACTCACAGACATTAAAGGAGAGAAAACGG AGGAGGAACAAGCGTCAGACTGAGAGCCATGGGTATATGCACCACACAGGCCTTCTTCCTCGTGTTCCCATGCATCAGGCTACTTTCAACCCCACTTTTCATTCTACTTCCTTTTCTGCTGCCTTCAACAAACTGGCTGATGGTGCTGGCTCAACTGCCCTACTTCCCACAATCAGCAATGCATACAAGCCTCACAAG GCCACAGCTGCCAAAACGTCAAAGAGTTTCTTAAGCAGCTACACTCTTCCTTCACTGGACAGACATTACTGA